A DNA window from Nitrospira sp. contains the following coding sequences:
- a CDS encoding dTDP-glucose 4,6-dehydratase (MaGe:77310378) produces the protein MRILITGGAGFLGSHLSDLLIGKGHEIVAMDNLITGRVENIAHLMGNPQFSFIKYNVCDYIHIDGKLDAILHFASPASPQDYLEMPIATLKVGALGTHKALGLAKAKGARLLLASTSEVYGDPLLNPQPESYWGNVNPIGARGVYDEAKRFAEAMTMAYHRYHGVDTRIVRIFNTYGPRMRPHDGRVVSNFVVQALQGKALTIFGDGNQTRSFCYVEDLVRGITELLLIDSDKSVAERTDRSSFLTKSDLPLKETMHDPVNIGNPRELTVKQIAELVLKLTGSKSKIEHLPLPVDDPKVRRPDIRRAKEFLGWEPKVELEDGLRKTIEYFRQVI, from the coding sequence ATGCGCATACTGATTACGGGCGGAGCAGGATTTCTCGGCAGCCATTTGAGCGATTTGTTAATTGGGAAAGGCCACGAAATTGTGGCCATGGACAATCTGATTACCGGGCGTGTTGAAAACATCGCGCATTTAATGGGGAATCCCCAATTCAGTTTTATTAAGTACAACGTCTGCGACTATATTCATATCGACGGTAAGTTGGACGCTATCTTGCACTTTGCGTCTCCTGCGAGCCCGCAAGATTATCTGGAGATGCCGATTGCCACGCTCAAAGTCGGAGCATTAGGGACGCACAAGGCGCTGGGTCTGGCAAAGGCGAAAGGAGCCCGGCTTCTTTTGGCCAGTACGTCCGAAGTCTATGGCGATCCCTTGCTCAATCCACAGCCGGAATCCTATTGGGGGAATGTGAATCCTATTGGGGCCCGCGGTGTCTACGACGAAGCAAAGCGGTTTGCTGAGGCCATGACGATGGCCTATCACCGCTACCATGGCGTCGATACTCGGATCGTGCGGATTTTTAACACCTATGGCCCCCGCATGCGCCCGCATGATGGGCGAGTCGTTTCGAACTTTGTTGTTCAAGCGCTTCAAGGGAAAGCATTGACCATTTTCGGCGATGGCAATCAGACGCGCAGCTTCTGTTATGTTGAGGATCTTGTGCGTGGCATTACAGAACTTCTGCTGATCGATTCAGATAAGTCTGTGGCTGAACGGACCGACCGATCCAGTTTTCTTACAAAGTCAGACCTGCCACTGAAGGAAACGATGCACGACCCTGTCAATATCGGGAATCCGCGAGAGTTGACCGTCAAGCAGATTGCAGAGTTGGTGCTCAAGCTTACGGGTTCGAAGAGCAAGATCGAACATCTGCCTTTGCCGGTGGACGATCCGAAAGTGCGGCGGCCGGATATACGCCGTGCCAAGGAATTTCTCGGATGGGAACCGAAGGTTGAGTTGGAGGACGGCCTGCGAAAGACGATCGAGTATTTCCGCCAGGTGATCTGA